The proteins below come from a single Comamonas antarctica genomic window:
- a CDS encoding 2-hydroxyacid dehydrogenase, translating into MPRPRVLLSRAMPAEVVAQLSPHCEVQANPDDVHWSRAELIARLQDQDALLDTGTQRIDAELLAACPRLKIVANMTVGFNNFDVPAMTAAGVQGTNAPDVLTETTADFGFALLMATARRISESEHYLRAGKWQSWRYDLFAGAEVHGSTLGILGMGRIGQAIARRGALGFGMQVLYHNRSQLAPDLEAACQARYVGKQELLRRADHLLLVLPYSAESHHSIGAAELAQMKPTATLINIARGGIVDDAALAQALRAGTIAAAGLDVFEGEPQVHPDLLSVPNIVLTPHIASATLATRCAMARLAADNLLAFFAGKDVLTAVNTPDTGAARGRAAA; encoded by the coding sequence ATGCCGCGTCCCCGTGTTCTCCTGTCGCGCGCCATGCCTGCCGAGGTCGTGGCGCAGTTGTCGCCGCATTGCGAGGTGCAGGCCAACCCCGATGATGTGCACTGGTCGCGCGCCGAGCTGATCGCGCGCCTGCAGGACCAGGACGCGCTGCTCGATACCGGCACGCAGCGCATCGATGCCGAACTGCTGGCCGCCTGCCCGCGGCTGAAGATCGTGGCCAACATGACCGTGGGCTTCAACAACTTCGATGTGCCCGCCATGACCGCGGCCGGCGTGCAGGGCACGAATGCGCCCGATGTGCTGACCGAGACCACCGCCGACTTCGGCTTCGCGCTGCTCATGGCCACGGCCCGGCGCATCAGCGAAAGCGAGCACTATCTGCGCGCGGGAAAGTGGCAATCCTGGCGCTACGACCTGTTTGCGGGTGCCGAGGTGCATGGCTCGACGCTGGGCATCCTGGGCATGGGCCGCATCGGCCAGGCGATTGCGCGGCGCGGCGCGCTGGGCTTCGGCATGCAGGTGCTCTACCACAACCGTTCGCAGCTCGCGCCCGATCTCGAAGCCGCATGCCAGGCGCGCTATGTCGGCAAGCAGGAGCTGCTGCGCCGCGCCGACCATCTGCTGCTGGTGCTGCCGTATTCGGCCGAAAGCCATCACAGCATCGGCGCGGCCGAGCTGGCGCAGATGAAGCCCACGGCCACGCTGATCAATATCGCGCGCGGCGGCATCGTCGACGACGCGGCGCTGGCGCAGGCGCTGCGCGCGGGCACCATTGCCGCGGCGGGGCTCGATGTGTTCGAGGGCGAGCCACAGGTGCATCCCGACCTGCTCAGCGTGCCGAATATCGTGCTGACACCGCATATCGCGAGCGCCACCCTGGCCACACGCTGTGCAATGGCCCGTCTGGCGGCGGATAATCTGCTGGCGTTCTTTGCCGGCAAAGACGTGCTCACGGCGGTGAACACGCCCGATACCGGCGCCGCGCGCGGGCGCGCCGCGGCCTGA
- the mnhG gene encoding monovalent cation/H(+) antiporter subunit G, producing the protein MTPSAIPLWAQAVVGLLVLIGALITLLGALGLVRLKSYFERVHSPSIIATLGCWSIMHATVLFFSVLESRLVLHALLIAVFISVTVPITTIFLMRAALFRARRNGQNVPPATSRVVSSDPDHGDAAHVDNRF; encoded by the coding sequence ATGACGCCGTCGGCCATTCCTCTCTGGGCACAGGCCGTGGTCGGCCTGCTGGTGCTGATCGGCGCGCTGATCACCCTGCTGGGAGCGCTGGGGCTGGTGCGGCTGAAAAGCTACTTCGAGCGCGTGCATTCGCCGTCCATCATCGCCACGCTGGGCTGCTGGTCCATCATGCATGCCACGGTGCTGTTCTTCTCGGTCCTGGAATCGCGCCTGGTGCTGCATGCGCTGCTGATCGCGGTATTCATCTCGGTGACCGTTCCGATCACGACCATTTTCCTGATGCGCGCGGCGCTGTTCCGCGCGCGCCGCAACGGGCAGAACGTGCCGCCGGCCACCAGCCGCGTGGTGTCCAGCGATCCCGACCATGGCGATGCCGCACACGTGGACAACCGCTTCTGA
- a CDS encoding MFS transporter, which produces MNAALFKVIASQVAVHATMAGVRLAAPLLALKQGYSASAVGVLLALFALTQVFLALPAGRFADRHGLRRPFFIGMLMASTGCAAAMLLPTFAVLCFAALCTGGGAGIVVIAVQRHAGRATHDPAQLKKVFSWLAIGPAIANFIGPFFTGLLIDHATFGESPLSGYRVAFGLLALSPVCAWLWVRQTRETPPAPRQPQPDGQRAWDLLNDPAFRTILIVNWLQSASWDVHTFVLPLLGHERGMSASVIGTLLGLFAVAATAVRLLMPLIADRLREGAVIAVAMAATACLFVIYPFTQGALTMGICSVLLGFSLGSVQPMVMSMLHQITPPHRQGEALGLRLMVINASSVAMPMLFGAAGGVIGISALFWSVGVGVSCGIRAAWGIGLRAPEAEKKAAELPP; this is translated from the coding sequence GTGAACGCGGCGCTGTTCAAGGTCATTGCTTCCCAGGTCGCGGTGCATGCCACCATGGCCGGCGTGCGCCTGGCCGCGCCGCTGCTGGCGCTCAAGCAGGGCTACAGCGCGTCCGCGGTCGGCGTGCTGCTGGCGCTGTTTGCTCTGACCCAGGTGTTCCTGGCGCTGCCCGCGGGACGCTTTGCCGATCGCCACGGGCTGCGCCGGCCGTTCTTCATCGGCATGCTGATGGCCAGCACCGGCTGCGCCGCGGCCATGCTGCTGCCGACCTTTGCCGTGCTGTGCTTCGCGGCGCTGTGCACCGGCGGGGGCGCGGGCATCGTCGTGATCGCCGTGCAGCGCCATGCAGGCCGCGCCACGCACGACCCGGCGCAACTCAAGAAGGTGTTCAGCTGGCTGGCCATCGGCCCGGCCATTGCCAATTTCATCGGCCCGTTCTTCACCGGCTTGCTCATCGACCATGCAACGTTTGGCGAAAGTCCGCTGTCGGGCTACCGCGTGGCCTTCGGGCTGCTGGCGCTGAGCCCGGTCTGCGCCTGGCTCTGGGTGCGCCAGACGCGCGAGACGCCGCCCGCGCCGCGCCAGCCCCAGCCCGACGGCCAGCGCGCCTGGGATCTGCTCAACGATCCGGCGTTCCGCACCATCTTGATCGTCAACTGGCTGCAGTCGGCGAGCTGGGACGTGCACACCTTCGTGCTCCCGCTGCTGGGCCACGAGCGCGGCATGAGCGCTTCGGTCATCGGCACGCTGCTGGGCCTGTTTGCGGTGGCGGCCACCGCGGTGCGGCTGCTGATGCCGCTGATTGCCGACCGCCTGCGCGAAGGCGCGGTCATTGCAGTGGCCATGGCCGCGACGGCCTGCCTGTTTGTGATCTATCCGTTCACGCAGGGTGCGCTGACCATGGGCATCTGCTCGGTGCTGCTGGGCTTTTCGCTGGGCTCGGTGCAGCCGATGGTGATGAGCATGCTCCACCAGATCACGCCGCCGCACCGCCAGGGCGAGGCGCTGGGACTGCGGCTGATGGTCATCAATGCCTCGAGCGTGGCCATGCCCATGCTGTTTGGCGCGGCTGGCGGCGTCATCGGCATCTCGGCCTTGTTCTGGTCCGTGGGCGTGGGCGTGTCGTGCGGCATCCGCGCGGCCTGGGGCATCGGGCTGCGGGCGCCGGAGGCCGAAAAAAAGGCGGCTGAATTGCCGCCTTGA
- a CDS encoding sodium:proton antiporter, translating to MKLLRVAALAALALLPGWALAADIDGSALPVWWGVPFAGLLLSIALVPLFAPIFWHHHFGKVTAGWALAFLLPFAAHFGLGAAGVGLVHALLAEYLPFVILLLALFTVAGGIYIRGSLRGTPALNAGILATGAVLASFMGTTGASMLLIRPLIRANEGRRHTAHIVVFFIFIVSNAGGSLTPLGDPPLFLGFLKGVDFFWTLRHIFPETLFLVGCLLVLFFALDSWFMRRPGEWALPAADASGGAERFGFDGKANFALLGVIVALVLLSGFWKSQVAFDIAGTAVGLPGLVRDLGLLAVVWVSLRITPLEVHQRNQFGWAPMAEVAKLFAGIFLTIIPVIAMLKAGVDGPFGAIVRAVTRADGTPDPAMYFWAAGALSSFLDNAPTYLVFFNTAGGDPQLLMTTLAPTLAAISAGAVFMGANTYIGNAPNLMVKAIAEDRGVKMPSFFGYMLWSGGILLPLFAVMTWIWFL from the coding sequence ATGAAACTTCTGCGTGTCGCGGCGCTGGCCGCTCTGGCGCTGCTGCCCGGCTGGGCACTGGCGGCCGACATCGATGGCAGCGCCCTGCCGGTCTGGTGGGGCGTGCCCTTTGCCGGGCTGCTGCTGTCGATCGCGCTGGTGCCGCTGTTCGCGCCGATCTTCTGGCACCACCATTTCGGCAAGGTCACCGCGGGATGGGCGCTGGCCTTTCTGCTGCCGTTTGCCGCGCATTTCGGCCTGGGCGCGGCGGGCGTGGGCCTGGTGCATGCGCTGCTGGCCGAGTACCTGCCGTTCGTGATCCTGCTGCTGGCGCTTTTCACCGTGGCCGGCGGCATCTACATCCGCGGCAGCCTGCGCGGCACGCCGGCGCTCAACGCCGGCATTCTTGCCACCGGCGCGGTGCTGGCCAGCTTCATGGGCACGACCGGCGCGTCGATGCTGCTGATCCGCCCGCTGATCCGCGCCAACGAGGGGCGGCGGCACACCGCGCATATCGTGGTGTTCTTCATCTTCATCGTGTCGAACGCGGGCGGGTCGCTCACGCCGCTGGGGGATCCGCCGCTGTTCCTGGGTTTCCTCAAGGGCGTCGATTTCTTCTGGACGCTGCGGCACATCTTCCCGGAGACGCTGTTCCTGGTGGGCTGCCTGCTGGTGCTGTTTTTCGCGCTCGACAGCTGGTTCATGCGCCGGCCCGGCGAATGGGCGCTGCCCGCAGCCGATGCCAGCGGCGGCGCCGAGCGTTTCGGCTTTGACGGCAAGGCCAACTTCGCGCTGCTGGGCGTGATCGTTGCGCTGGTACTGCTCAGCGGCTTCTGGAAGTCGCAGGTGGCGTTCGACATCGCCGGCACGGCCGTTGGCCTGCCGGGGCTGGTGCGCGACCTGGGCCTGCTGGCGGTGGTCTGGGTGTCGCTGCGGATCACGCCGCTCGAGGTACACCAGCGCAACCAGTTCGGCTGGGCGCCGATGGCCGAAGTCGCGAAGCTGTTTGCGGGCATCTTCCTGACCATCATCCCCGTCATCGCCATGCTCAAGGCCGGCGTCGATGGCCCGTTTGGCGCCATCGTGCGCGCGGTCACCCGGGCCGACGGCACGCCCGATCCGGCCATGTATTTCTGGGCCGCGGGCGCGCTGTCCTCCTTCCTCGACAATGCGCCGACCTATCTGGTGTTCTTCAACACCGCGGGCGGCGACCCGCAGCTGCTGATGACCACGCTGGCGCCCACGCTGGCGGCCATCTCGGCGGGCGCGGTGTTCATGGGCGCCAACACCTATATCGGCAACGCGCCCAATCTGATGGTCAAGGCCATCGCCGAGGACCGCGGCGTGAAGATGCCGAGTTTCTTCGGCTACATGCTGTGGTCGGGCGGCATTTTGCTGCCGCTGTTTGCCGTGATGACCTGGATCTGGTTCCTTTGA
- the pncB gene encoding nicotinate phosphoribosyltransferase: protein MIITSLLDTDLYKFTMMQVVLHQFPSAQVEYRFKCRNPGVQLAPYVNEIREEIRCLCDLQFRDAELAYLSGLRFIKSDFIDFLGLFRLNEKYIEVTPLPSGEIDITIRGPWLHTILFEIPVLAIVNEVYFRNTQKAPDFPEGRRRLEEKVQQLQAPGLETLKIADYGTRRRFSRAWHEEVLRVLCARLGTGEGRTAGNRLEGQFAGTSNVLYAMKLGVTPLGTMAHEYLQACQALGPRLRDSQVFGFESWAREYRGDLGIALSDVYGMSAFLRDFDLYFCKLFDGARHDSGDPFTWGERLLEHYRINRVDPLTKTLIFSDALTIPRTIALFERFRGRCLLAFGIGTNLTNDLGYEPLQVVIKMTRCAGQPVAKLSDSPGKSMCDDEKYLAYLRQVFEIAPSN from the coding sequence ATGATCATCACCAGTTTGCTCGACACCGACCTGTATAAGTTCACGATGATGCAGGTCGTGTTGCATCAGTTTCCCAGTGCGCAGGTTGAATACCGCTTCAAGTGCCGCAACCCGGGCGTGCAACTGGCGCCCTATGTGAACGAGATCCGCGAGGAGATCCGCTGCCTCTGCGACCTGCAGTTCCGCGATGCCGAGCTGGCCTACCTGAGCGGCCTGCGCTTCATCAAGAGCGACTTCATCGACTTCCTCGGACTGTTCCGGCTCAACGAGAAGTACATCGAGGTCACGCCGCTGCCCAGTGGCGAGATCGACATCACCATCCGCGGGCCCTGGCTGCACACCATCCTGTTCGAGATCCCGGTGCTGGCCATCGTCAACGAGGTGTACTTCCGCAACACCCAGAAGGCGCCCGACTTCCCCGAAGGGCGCCGGCGCCTCGAGGAAAAGGTGCAGCAGCTGCAGGCGCCGGGCCTCGAGACGCTGAAGATTGCGGATTACGGCACGCGCCGGCGTTTCAGCCGCGCCTGGCACGAGGAAGTGCTGCGCGTGCTTTGCGCGCGCCTGGGCACGGGGGAAGGGCGCACGGCGGGCAACCGCCTCGAAGGCCAGTTCGCGGGCACGAGCAATGTGCTCTATGCGATGAAGCTGGGCGTGACGCCGCTGGGCACCATGGCGCACGAATACCTGCAGGCCTGCCAGGCGCTCGGGCCGCGGCTGCGCGACAGCCAGGTGTTCGGCTTCGAATCCTGGGCGCGCGAATACCGCGGCGATCTGGGCATTGCGTTGTCCGATGTCTACGGCATGAGCGCCTTCCTGCGCGACTTCGACCTGTATTTCTGCAAGCTGTTCGATGGCGCGCGCCATGACAGCGGCGACCCGTTCACCTGGGGTGAGCGGCTGCTCGAACACTACCGCATCAACCGCGTCGACCCGCTGACCAAGACACTGATCTTCAGCGATGCACTCACCATTCCACGCACCATTGCATTGTTCGAGCGTTTCCGCGGGCGCTGCCTATTGGCCTTCGGCATCGGCACCAACCTGACCAACGACCTGGGCTACGAGCCGCTGCAGGTGGTGATCAAGATGACGCGCTGCGCCGGCCAGCCCGTGGCCAAGCTGTCCGATTCGCCGGGCAAGAGCATGTGCGACGATGAAAAATACCTGGCCTATCTGCGCCAGGTGTTCGAGATTGCCCCATCGAACTGA
- a CDS encoding K+/H+ antiporter subunit F yields MSPYFIGTLSFALFLLVLAMTCALYRLLKGPAAQDRVLALDCLYIIGMLAMLVLGILYSSTDYFEAALLIAMFGCVSSTAMAKFLLRGEVIE; encoded by the coding sequence ATGAGCCCGTATTTCATCGGGACGCTGTCCTTTGCGCTATTCCTGCTGGTGCTGGCCATGACCTGCGCACTGTACCGGCTGCTCAAGGGTCCGGCGGCACAGGATCGGGTGCTGGCACTCGACTGCCTCTACATCATCGGCATGCTGGCCATGCTGGTGCTGGGCATCCTCTACAGCAGCACCGATTATTTCGAGGCCGCGCTGCTGATCGCCATGTTCGGCTGCGTGAGTTCAACGGCCATGGCCAAGTTCCTGCTGCGTGGGGAGGTGATCGAATGA
- a CDS encoding Na+/H+ antiporter subunit E, whose protein sequence is MKRILPAPLLSVALFLLWLLLNHSLSAGHVVLGAIAGLLVPVLLRGLRPLPVRIRRPLSILRLALNVAYDTSLSNLVVVRFLLIKSYRKHSADFVHIPLELRDPNALAVLAMIVCITPGTSWAELSRDRSMLLLHALEVGDPQKLIDHVKNRYERLLMEIFE, encoded by the coding sequence ATGAAACGCATCCTGCCGGCCCCGCTGCTGTCGGTGGCGCTATTCCTGCTGTGGCTGCTTCTCAACCATTCGCTGAGCGCAGGCCATGTGGTGCTGGGTGCGATCGCAGGCCTGCTGGTGCCGGTGCTGCTGCGTGGCCTGCGGCCGCTGCCGGTGCGCATCCGTCGCCCGCTGAGCATTCTCCGGCTGGCGCTCAACGTGGCCTACGACACCTCGCTGTCGAACCTCGTCGTGGTGCGCTTCCTGCTGATCAAGTCCTATCGCAAACACAGCGCCGACTTCGTGCACATTCCGCTCGAACTGCGTGATCCAAATGCACTGGCGGTGCTGGCGATGATCGTCTGCATCACCCCCGGTACGTCTTGGGCCGAGCTGTCGCGCGACCGCTCGATGCTGCTGCTTCATGCATTGGAAGTCGGCGATCCGCAGAAGCTGATCGACCATGTCAAGAACCGCTACGAGCGCCTGTTGATGGAGATTTTTGAATGA
- a CDS encoding monovalent cation/H+ antiporter subunit D → MMEFISLLMPHLMLAPIMLPMLTAALMLLMREELQRVKLTLNILSTLIGLVIAVALLLWTDQAGAPVTMGVYQPGNWPAPFGISLALDRLSALMLVTTSIVALASIVFAAVRWHRAGVHFHPLFQFQLMGLAGAFLTADLFNLFVFFEITLAASYGLLLHGSGRARIQSGLHYIAINLAASSLFLIGVSMLYGITGTLNMADLASAIPHVDPADRGLLHAAAGILAMAFLIKAALWPVNFWLVPAYSAATAPVGALFALMTKLGVYTVLRLWTLMFSSQAGESALFGSNWLICGGLLTMAFAAVGMLGTQRLTNMAGYAAILSSGTLLAATGFGQNLLTAGLLYYLPSSTFAVAALFLLADLLDRWRNAGARTAPYEDDEAPFLNAELVPTTGLNLDEDEEVLIGRVIPAAAAFLGLAFLVCTLIIAGLPPLSGFVGKIAMLNAVLNPMGVGTSAGHQPGMLGWTMLALMIATGLVATISLVRVGMRHFWASHDRNTPQLRVAEGLPIAVLLGCCIALTVQAGPVLRYMQNAADALHAPGTYIHGVLTQAPVPNPVPVRAKEQP, encoded by the coding sequence ATGATGGAGTTCATTTCCCTGCTCATGCCGCACCTGATGCTGGCACCCATCATGCTGCCCATGCTGACTGCGGCGCTGATGCTGCTGATGCGCGAGGAACTGCAACGCGTCAAGCTGACGCTGAACATCCTGTCGACGCTGATCGGACTGGTGATTGCCGTGGCACTGTTGCTGTGGACCGACCAGGCCGGTGCGCCCGTGACCATGGGCGTGTACCAGCCGGGCAACTGGCCGGCGCCATTCGGCATCTCGCTGGCGCTTGACCGGCTGTCGGCGCTGATGCTGGTCACCACCAGCATCGTCGCGCTGGCATCGATCGTGTTCGCGGCCGTGCGCTGGCACCGCGCGGGCGTGCACTTCCACCCGCTGTTCCAGTTCCAGCTGATGGGGCTGGCGGGCGCCTTCCTCACGGCCGACCTGTTCAACCTGTTCGTGTTCTTCGAGATCACGCTGGCGGCATCGTATGGCCTGCTGCTGCATGGCTCGGGCCGCGCGCGCATCCAGTCGGGCCTGCACTACATCGCCATCAACCTGGCCGCGTCCTCGCTGTTCCTGATCGGCGTGTCGATGCTCTACGGCATCACCGGCACGCTGAACATGGCCGACCTGGCCAGCGCGATTCCGCATGTCGATCCCGCCGACCGCGGCCTGCTGCACGCCGCCGCGGGCATCCTGGCAATGGCCTTCCTCATCAAGGCCGCACTGTGGCCGGTGAACTTCTGGCTTGTTCCGGCCTACAGCGCGGCCACCGCCCCCGTGGGCGCGCTGTTTGCGCTGATGACCAAGCTGGGCGTCTATACCGTGCTGCGGCTGTGGACGCTGATGTTCAGCAGCCAGGCCGGCGAGTCCGCGCTGTTCGGCAGCAACTGGCTGATCTGCGGCGGCCTGCTGACCATGGCCTTTGCCGCCGTCGGCATGCTGGGCACGCAGCGCCTGACCAACATGGCGGGCTATGCCGCCATCCTGTCGTCTGGCACGCTGCTGGCCGCCACGGGCTTCGGCCAGAACCTGCTCACGGCCGGCTTGCTCTACTATTTGCCCAGTTCGACCTTTGCCGTGGCCGCGCTGTTCCTGCTGGCCGACCTGCTCGACCGCTGGCGCAATGCGGGTGCACGCACCGCGCCGTATGAAGACGACGAAGCGCCGTTTCTCAACGCCGAACTGGTGCCCACCACCGGCCTGAACCTCGACGAGGACGAGGAAGTGCTGATCGGCCGCGTGATTCCCGCTGCCGCGGCCTTTCTAGGCCTGGCGTTCCTGGTCTGCACGCTGATCATTGCCGGCCTGCCGCCCTTGTCGGGCTTTGTCGGCAAAATCGCCATGCTCAATGCCGTGCTCAACCCCATGGGCGTAGGCACCTCGGCGGGCCACCAGCCCGGCATGCTCGGCTGGACCATGCTGGCGCTGATGATAGCCACCGGCCTGGTCGCGACGATTTCGCTGGTCCGCGTCGGCATGCGCCATTTCTGGGCCAGCCATGATCGCAACACGCCGCAGCTGCGCGTGGCCGAAGGGCTGCCGATTGCGGTACTGCTGGGCTGCTGCATTGCCTTGACCGTGCAGGCCGGCCCGGTGCTGCGCTATATGCAGAACGCTGCCGATGCGCTGCATGCGCCCGGCACCTATATCCATGGCGTGCTCACGCAGGCGCCGGTGCCCAATCCCGTTCCCGTTCGCGCAAAGGAGCAGCCATGA
- a CDS encoding LOG family protein encodes MKISTPLSELDVADAWAQLHDQAHNGAVLQPNSNRLAFADPEFMFRRETRGIRMQLELLKPDVAQREHGIEHTVVVYGSARFVDPEQAAIQLEEAQASGDAARVLLARRAVRNAERYDQARQFARIVATDSLKQAPQERLYICTGGGPGIMEAANRGAHDVGVDNIGLNIALPHEQSGNRFITPDLSFKFHYFALRKMHFLMRAKALVAFPGGFGTLDELFEVLTLVQTRKSRPVPVILFGSEFWKKLLNFDLMIEEGTISPADRDLFHYTDDPAEAWMLIKRYYEIGQKT; translated from the coding sequence ATGAAAATTTCCACTCCACTTTCCGAACTCGATGTCGCCGATGCCTGGGCTCAGTTGCACGACCAGGCCCACAACGGCGCCGTGCTGCAACCCAATTCGAACCGCCTCGCATTTGCCGACCCGGAATTCATGTTCCGGCGCGAAACCCGCGGCATCCGCATGCAGCTCGAACTGCTCAAACCCGACGTCGCGCAGCGCGAACACGGCATAGAACACACCGTGGTGGTGTATGGCAGCGCGCGCTTCGTCGATCCCGAGCAGGCGGCGATCCAGCTCGAGGAGGCGCAGGCCAGCGGCGACGCGGCGCGTGTGCTGCTGGCCCGGCGGGCGGTGCGCAACGCCGAGCGCTATGACCAGGCACGCCAGTTCGCGCGCATCGTGGCCACCGACAGCCTGAAGCAGGCGCCGCAGGAGCGCCTCTACATCTGCACTGGCGGCGGCCCCGGCATCATGGAAGCCGCGAACCGCGGCGCGCACGATGTCGGCGTGGACAACATCGGACTGAACATCGCCCTGCCCCACGAGCAAAGCGGCAACCGCTTCATCACGCCCGACCTGAGCTTCAAGTTCCACTACTTCGCGCTGCGCAAGATGCACTTCCTGATGCGCGCCAAGGCGCTGGTGGCGTTTCCCGGCGGCTTCGGCACGCTGGACGAACTGTTCGAGGTGCTGACCCTGGTGCAGACGCGCAAGAGCCGGCCCGTGCCGGTGATCCTGTTCGGCAGCGAATTCTGGAAGAAACTGCTCAACTTCGATTTGATGATCGAAGAAGGCACGATCTCGCCCGCGGACCGCGACCTGTTCCACTACACGGACGATCCGGCCGAAGCCTGGATGCTGATCAAACGTTATTACGAGATCGGGCAGAAGACCTAG
- the rmuC gene encoding DNA recombination protein RmuC, with translation MSFESLVVLAALALVVVLQILALLRRQGSDGGEAAGIQGEIQAQLQALERSVQATQLAIARSDGALESMGQQLRAQLAQARADADATRAALGDALSGFRRELTATTAALTGESTRSRQALSDSTSLFEQRIQQRFEALSEATRGTLDSLKGDVQSQLTAMSTALKDQLEGNGHQIRHQFGVLQDAVTQQLGGLVQGSQSSAEQLRSALNERLAAIQSDNSAKLEEMRRTVDEKLHATLEQRLGESFKLVSDRLEQVHKGLGEMQTLAGSVGDLKRVMTNVKSRGTWGEMQLGAIIDNVLTPAQYARNVKTVPGSDELVEFAIRLPGPSGEQPVWLPIDAKYPVEHYQRLMDAQDVADRALVQSAGVAFENSIKFEARKIYAKYVSPPHTTDFAVLYLPTEGLFAEVMRRPGLVEAIQNDCRVMITGPANLAAMLNSLQMGFKTLAIEQRSSEVWGLLGAVKTEFAKFGDVVAATKKSIDAAARKFDEVGVRTRAIQRKLRDVQDLPAPVATAVSVLALPDHDDAEADADAGQPDSAP, from the coding sequence TTGTCTTTCGAATCCCTTGTCGTGCTCGCAGCGCTTGCGCTGGTGGTGGTTTTGCAGATCCTGGCCCTGCTGCGGCGCCAGGGCAGCGATGGCGGCGAGGCCGCCGGGATCCAGGGCGAAATCCAGGCGCAGCTGCAGGCGCTCGAGCGCAGCGTGCAAGCCACGCAGCTGGCCATCGCGCGCAGCGACGGCGCACTCGAGAGCATGGGCCAGCAGCTGCGCGCGCAGCTGGCCCAGGCCCGCGCCGATGCCGACGCCACGCGCGCCGCGCTGGGCGATGCGCTGTCGGGTTTTCGCCGCGAACTGACGGCGACGACGGCGGCGCTGACCGGCGAGAGCACGCGCTCGCGCCAGGCGCTATCCGACAGCACCAGCCTGTTCGAGCAGCGCATCCAGCAGCGTTTCGAGGCATTGTCCGAAGCCACGCGCGGCACGCTCGACTCGCTCAAGGGCGATGTGCAGAGCCAGCTCACGGCCATGTCGACCGCGCTCAAGGACCAGCTCGAAGGCAACGGCCACCAGATCCGCCATCAGTTCGGCGTGCTGCAGGATGCCGTGACGCAGCAGCTCGGCGGCCTGGTGCAGGGCAGCCAGAGCAGCGCCGAGCAGCTGCGCAGCGCGCTCAACGAGCGGCTTGCCGCCATCCAGTCGGACAACTCGGCCAAGCTCGAGGAAATGCGCCGCACGGTCGATGAAAAGCTGCATGCCACGCTGGAGCAGCGGCTGGGCGAGTCGTTCAAGCTGGTCAGCGACCGGCTCGAGCAGGTGCACAAGGGCCTGGGCGAGATGCAGACCCTGGCCGGCAGCGTCGGCGATCTCAAGCGCGTGATGACCAATGTGAAGTCGCGCGGCACCTGGGGCGAAATGCAGCTGGGCGCGATCATCGACAACGTGCTCACGCCGGCGCAGTACGCGCGCAATGTGAAGACCGTGCCGGGCAGCGACGAGCTGGTCGAGTTCGCGATCCGCCTGCCGGGCCCGTCGGGCGAGCAGCCGGTGTGGCTGCCGATCGATGCCAAGTACCCGGTCGAGCACTACCAGCGGCTGATGGATGCGCAGGATGTGGCGGACCGTGCGCTGGTGCAGAGCGCGGGCGTGGCGTTCGAGAACTCGATCAAGTTCGAGGCCCGCAAGATCTACGCGAAGTACGTGTCGCCGCCGCACACCACCGACTTCGCCGTGCTCTACCTGCCCACGGAAGGCCTGTTCGCCGAAGTCATGCGCCGGCCCGGCCTGGTCGAAGCCATCCAGAACGACTGCCGCGTGATGATCACCGGCCCCGCCAATCTCGCCGCCATGCTCAACAGCCTGCAGATGGGCTTCAAGACGCTGGCCATCGAGCAGCGTTCGTCGGAGGTCTGGGGGCTGCTGGGCGCCGTGAAGACCGAATTCGCCAAGTTCGGCGACGTGGTGGCCGCGACCAAGAAATCCATCGATGCCGCGGCGCGCAAGTTCGATGAAGTGGGTGTGCGCACGCGCGCCATCCAGCGCAAGCTGCGCGATGTGCAGGACCTGCCCGCGCCCGTGGCCACGGCGGTTTCGGTGCTGGCGTTGCCGGACCACGACGACGCGGAGGCCGACGCCGACGCCGGGCAGCCGGACAGCGCGCCGTGA
- a CDS encoding Na+/H+ antiporter subunit C translates to MEIVLALAIGVLTGSGVWLLLRPRTYQVIMGLSLMAYAVNLFIFSMGRQGLAIDKEPVLRAGVPTDLVNYADPMPQALVLTAIVIGFAMTALFLVVLLASRGTAGNDHVDGVHSRDVQEMP, encoded by the coding sequence ATGGAGATCGTGCTTGCTCTTGCCATTGGCGTGCTGACCGGCTCGGGTGTCTGGCTTCTGCTGCGCCCGCGGACCTACCAGGTCATCATGGGCCTGTCGCTGATGGCCTATGCCGTCAACCTGTTCATCTTCAGCATGGGCCGCCAGGGGCTGGCCATCGACAAGGAACCGGTGCTGCGCGCCGGCGTGCCGACGGATCTCGTGAACTACGCCGACCCCATGCCCCAGGCCCTGGTGCTCACGGCCATCGTCATCGGCTTCGCCATGACGGCGCTGTTCCTGGTGGTGCTGCTCGCCTCGCGCGGCACGGCCGGCAACGACCATGTGGATGGAGTGCACTCGCGTGATGTGCAGGAAATGCCATGA